The region TGCCTAAGCTCATGCTCGGGATAAGCCTGCGGGGGCGGGGTGAAAACGTGAGCCGTGCTGTCAGGCGACGACAGCGCAGCTCATGACCTGCTATCCCAGTGTTCGCCTCTCCACTCTTCCAGACACGGTTCAGCACCGCGCCTGTTCCGGCTGAAATCTTCCTCGCGGCAGACCAGACCTGGGCTATGGTTTCGTCCGCAGCCAGGAGCTCTTCCAAGAATAGGTCTGGCTGAAACCAAGTTACTGGAGAAGAGCCATGCCCATTCTGTCTATGCGTCCGCCTTCCATGTTTCCGGGTTCGCTCACCCTTGGGGGTCTGTGCCTGAGTGCCCTGTGCATCAGCGCGCTGTGCCTGAACTCCATTGCGTCCGCCGCTACACCTTCCGTGCCCAGTAAGGCGCGTCAGCTGGCGCTGCTCAAGGTGAGCGCACTGGCACACGCCACGGTCAGTGACGCTGCTCTGGCAGCCTCCCAGCCGCAAACACAGGTCGTTACCCTGAAAGCCGACTACCTGTACAAGCGCGATGTCAGTATGAAGGTCTATGACCTCGACACCTTCCTGAAAGCGCGGATTCCCAACGTCCAGGAGCTTGCCAGACAGGGCGCCCAGGTCATGTGAGGATGACCCGATATGGCGTAGATGGAGATAAGCCCTCACGATAGGAGGCACCATCATGACTGATCGCAGAATCCACACCGCCGAGTTCAAGCGAGACGCAGTGCAGCTTGCTCGAACGAGCGGCAACCTGTCGGGCACCGCGCGTGACCTGGGCATCAACAGCTCCCTGCTGCGCAAATGGATGAATGCTGAGCAGGAGAAGGGCGAGTTGGCATTCCCTGGTCAGGGCAAACAGCTCCTCACTCCAGAGCAACAGGAGATACAACGGCTTCGCAAGGAGAACGAAATCCTGCGACAGGAGCGCGAGATCCTAAAAAAGGCGGCAGCCTTCTTCGCCAAAGAAACCACACGCTGAGGTATGAATTCATCCAAGATCAACGCCCCGAGTACCGCCTGGACCTGCTGTGCCGGGTGCTGGAGGTCTCGGTGAGCGGGTACCACAGCTGGCGAAGAAGGCCGATCTGCGACCGCAAGGAAGAGGATGCGCTGCTCGAGCAGCGCATCCAGGAAGTGCATCAACGTAGTAAACGCCGCTATGGGGCGCCACGCATTCACGCGGAGTTGCACGCTGGAGGAGTGCGCGTGTCCCGCAAGCGGGTGGCGCGTCTGATGCGTGCCAGTGGTCTGCGGGCCAAGGGAAAGCGCCGCTGGGTGCGGACCACGGAGAGCAGTCACACCATGGCCGTCTGCCCGAACCTGCTTGAGCGGCGGTTCGAGGTCTCGCAGCCGAACCAGGTCTGGGCGTCGGACCTGACGTATCTGCCCACGAAAGAGGGCTGGCTGTATCTCGCAGTCACCTTAGACCTGCATTCGCGAGCCGTGGTGGGTTACGCGATGGACATGCAGATGCCAGCCACCTTGCCACTGGCGGCCCTTCAGATGGCTGCTGGCCGACGTCTTCCGCCACCAGGCCTCCTTCATCACAGCGACAGGGGCAGTCAATACGCGAGTGGCATCTTTCAGGCAGAACTGGCCCGCATGCGGGCCAGGGGCAGTATGAGTCGTAAGGGGGATTGTTGGGACAACGCCGTGGTGGAAAGCTTCTTCAGCTCCCTGAAAAGGGAGTTGCTGGAGGACACCATCTTTGAGACCCGGGACGTGGCCCGACAAGCCGTATTTGAATTCATCGAGGTCTTCTACAACCGTCAGCGTCGTCACTCGTCTCTTGGGTACTTGACGCCCCTGGAGTTCGAACGCCAAGCTACAGCTGCTTAACTTCAGCTACGCAATATCGGGCCAGGCCCAATGTTCTGGTGCAAGGATGGGTACGCACCTACCGCCAGACTGAGCGATCTGCTGGGTCAGGGTGGGCTGATTGCCGTGGCTGATGCGGACGCACCCGCTGGTCTCCGCTGGTCACCGGCCCCCTACAAGAACGCAATGCTTGACGAGGACGCCATTGACCGGTATCTGGTATGGCGCGCGGAGTCATTCCCGGCCAAACCTCAGCCCTGGGGACTGGACACCATCTATATCCTTCCGGCCCACACCGCTTCAAAACCCTGATCCTCTTTCAGCCG is a window of Deinococcus deserti VCD115 DNA encoding:
- a CDS encoding IS3-like element ISDds1 family transposase (programmed frameshift); its protein translation is MTDRRIHTAEFKRDAVQLARTSGNLSGTARDLGINSSLLRKWMNAEQEKGELAFPGQGKQLLTPEQQEIQRLRKENEILRQEREIPKKGGSLLRQRNHTLRYEFIQDQRPEYRLDLLCRVLEVSVSGYHSWRRRPICDRKEEDALLEQRIQEVHQRSKRRYGAPRIHAELHAGGVRVSRKRVARLMRASGLRAKGKRRWVRTTESSHTMAVCPNLLERRFEVSQPNQVWASDLTYLPTKEGWLYLAVTLDLHSRAVVGYAMDMQMPATLPLAALQMAAGRRLPPPGLLHHSDRGSQYASGIFQAELARMRARGSMSRKGDCWDNAVVESFFSSLKRELLEDTIFETRDVARQAVFEFIEVFYNRQRRHSSLGYLTPLEFERQATAA